In Mercurialis annua linkage group LG6, ddMerAnnu1.2, whole genome shotgun sequence, the following are encoded in one genomic region:
- the LOC126687635 gene encoding uncharacterized protein LOC126687635, translating into MRRTKQKHISVTQDIWDAWNPFWDSEKERKMSETARANRMSEPAGAGSGPVRHTGGSRYALKHMDVIEMELGRKPSATELYTRLHSTKADKKPVDKRAQDMTVTITERLAAATQPQTEEGSSSSPAAVDETHMFLDIEGINKKKCVYGLGSASSRYVGTSSRVQRGSSSRSSQQEQQATTMVQLIREEIARMIPNLLAKFRPQPHPTPPDDDDTITLLKTTGENRKNGGKRQ; encoded by the exons ATGAGGAGGACGAAACAGAAGCATATATCTGTGACCCAGGATATCTGGGATGCTTGGAACCCGTTCTGGGACTCAGAGAAAGAGAGGAAGATGTCAGAAACCGCCCGAGCaaatcggatgagcgagccaGCGGGCGCCGGTTCTGGACCTGTCCGCCATACTGGTGGATCTCGCTATGCTCTCAAGCATATGGATGTGATa GAAATGGAGCTTGGCCGTAAACCGAGTGCGACGGAGCTGTACACTCGCCTTCACTCCACGAAGGCTGACAAGAAGCCGGTCGACAAGCGGGCTCAGGATATGACT GTCACCATCACTGAGAGGCTTGCTGCTGCGACACAGCCTCAGACCGAAGAGGGTAGCTCCTCGAGCCCAGCGGCAGTGGACGAGACCCACATGTTTTTAGACATCGAGGGCATCAACAAGAAGAAATGTGTGTACGGCTTGGGTTCTGCAAGCAGCAGGTACGTCGGGACAAGCAGCAGGGTGCAGCGAGGCAGCTCCTCTAGGTCGTCGCAGCAG GAGCAGCAGGCAACAACCATGGTCCAGCTGATACGCGAGGAGATTGCCAGGATGATTCCTAACCTTCTGGCAAAGTTTCGGCCACAGCCCCACCCTACCCCAccagacgatgacgacactATAACTTT GCTTAAAACAACTGGGGAAAACAGAAAAAATGGTGGAAAACGGCAGTAA
- the LOC126686919 gene encoding probable apyrase 6 isoform X2: protein MRRSHARTRVDSNPPTNNTQMDPIKLQIRPSSRSKTKSNSAKSTLYYISLASLFTLVAFLSFYFIFKTNDSNSLSHHKTYRIIIDGGSTGTRIHVFSYSFNNEGRPVFDSVDGAMKVNPGLSSFSEDPESAGVSLEELLEFGKRRVPETLWGETEIRLMATAGMRLLDLKVQHRILESCRIVLRSCGFKFQDDWASVISGVYAWVTANYALGTLGGDPAHTTGIIELGGASAQVTFVSNEPVPPEFSRSIKFGNITYSIYSHSFLHFGQNAAFEALRESHFSVDQSAQSLEKGTTIDPCTPKGYLHVLEPEDFSPGSTERKHLPSVHSGGNFSECRSAALSLIQKGKDKCTSQQCYIGSTFTPKLQGKFLATENFFYTSKFFGLVKRAFLSDLILAGEQFCGEDWSRLRKKHHSLDDEDLRRYCFSSAYIVALLHDSLGIALDDTRISYANEVGNTPLDWALGAFILQSTASLDVQHSDWITTIISNDSPTMISLIAIAILLMFVAWSISKWRKPQLKTVYDLEKGRYIITRVGRS from the exons ATGCGACGATCGCATGCCCGTACTCGGGTCGATTCTAACCCCCCCACCAACAATACTCAAATGGATCCTATCAAGTTACAGATCCGACCCAGTTCGCGCTCCAAGACAAAATCCAACTCCGCCAAATCCACCTTATATTACATCTCTCTCGCTTCCCTTTTCACCCTTGTCGCCTTTTTATCATTCTATTTCATCTTCAAAACCAACGATTCAAATTCTTTATCCCACCACAAAACGTACCGTATTATAATCGACGGCGGAAGTACGGGCACCCGAATCCATGTTTTCTCCTACAGCTTTAACAATGAAGGAAGACCCGTTTTTGATTCAGTGGATGGAGCAATGAAGGTGAATCCGGGTTTATCGTCGTTTTCCGAGGATCCGGAATCGGCGGGTGTGTCATTGGAGGAGCTGTTGGAGTTCGGGAAAAGGAGAGTGCCTGAAACTCTCTGGGGAGAGACTGAGATTAGATTGATGGCGACTGCTGGAATGAGATTGCTTGATTTGAAGGTTCAACATAGAATTTTGGAGTCTTGTAGAATTGTGTTGAGAAGTTGTGGGTTTAAGTTCCAGGATGATTGGGCCTCTGTCATTAGCG GGGTATATGCTTGGGTTACTGCTAATTATGCATTGGGTACTCTTGGAGGTGATCCTGCTCACACTACTGGGATTATTGAACTTGGTGGAGCTTCTGCTCag gtAACTTTTGTTTCAAATGAGCCGGTGCCTCCTGAGTTCTCACGCTCCATAAAGTTCGGGAACATTACTTACAGCATCTACAGCCATAGCTTTCTTCATTTTGGCCAG AACGCAGCGTTTGAAGCATTGAGGGAATCACATTTTTCTGTAGATCAATCAG CTCAGTCGCTTGAGAAAGGAACGACGATAGATCCTTGTACTCCGAAGGGCTACTTGCATGTATTGGAACCTGAGGATTTTTCTCCAGGTTCAACAGAAAGGAAACATTTACCCAGTGTACACTCGGGGGGTAACTTCTCTGAGTGCAGATCTGCTGCATTATCTCTCATACAAAAGGGAAAAG ACAAATGCACCTCTCAACAATGCTACATAGGATCAACATTCACACCTAAGCTTCAGGGGAAGTTTCTTGCCACTGAGAATTTTTTCTATACTTCAAAG TTCTTTGGGTTGGTCAAAAGAGCATTTCTTTCCGATTTGATATTGGCTGGGGAACAATTTTGCGGAGAGGATTGGTCCAGGTTGAGAAAGAAGCACCACTCATTAGATGATGAGGATCTGAGACGCTATTGCTTCTCTTCGGCATATATTGTAGCCCTACTTCATGACAGTCTTGGAATTGCATTGGATGATACAAG GATTAGTTATGCAAATGAGGTTGGCAATACGCCACTAGATTGGGCATTAGGAGCTTTTATCTTGCAGAGCACAGCTTCACTAGACGTGCAACACTCAGATTGGATTACCACTATTATTAGCAATGACTCACCTACAATGATATCACTGATTGCCATTGCCATATTATTGATGTTTGTAGCATGGTCTATATCGAAGTGGAGGAAGCCCCAATTAAAGACTGTTTATGATCTAGAGAAAGGGCGATATATAATTACTCGTGTGGGAAGAAGTTGA
- the LOC126686919 gene encoding probable apyrase 6 isoform X1, whose amino-acid sequence MRRSHARTRVDSNPPTNNTQMDPIKLQIRPSSRSKTKSNSAKSTLYYISLASLFTLVAFLSFYFIFKTNDSNSLSHHKTYRIIIDGGSTGTRIHVFSYSFNNEGRPVFDSVDGAMKVNPGLSSFSEDPESAGVSLEELLEFGKRRVPETLWGETEIRLMATAGMRLLDLKVQHRILESCRIVLRSCGFKFQDDWASVISGSDEGVYAWVTANYALGTLGGDPAHTTGIIELGGASAQVTFVSNEPVPPEFSRSIKFGNITYSIYSHSFLHFGQNAAFEALRESHFSVDQSAQSLEKGTTIDPCTPKGYLHVLEPEDFSPGSTERKHLPSVHSGGNFSECRSAALSLIQKGKDKCTSQQCYIGSTFTPKLQGKFLATENFFYTSKFFGLVKRAFLSDLILAGEQFCGEDWSRLRKKHHSLDDEDLRRYCFSSAYIVALLHDSLGIALDDTRISYANEVGNTPLDWALGAFILQSTASLDVQHSDWITTIISNDSPTMISLIAIAILLMFVAWSISKWRKPQLKTVYDLEKGRYIITRVGRS is encoded by the exons ATGCGACGATCGCATGCCCGTACTCGGGTCGATTCTAACCCCCCCACCAACAATACTCAAATGGATCCTATCAAGTTACAGATCCGACCCAGTTCGCGCTCCAAGACAAAATCCAACTCCGCCAAATCCACCTTATATTACATCTCTCTCGCTTCCCTTTTCACCCTTGTCGCCTTTTTATCATTCTATTTCATCTTCAAAACCAACGATTCAAATTCTTTATCCCACCACAAAACGTACCGTATTATAATCGACGGCGGAAGTACGGGCACCCGAATCCATGTTTTCTCCTACAGCTTTAACAATGAAGGAAGACCCGTTTTTGATTCAGTGGATGGAGCAATGAAGGTGAATCCGGGTTTATCGTCGTTTTCCGAGGATCCGGAATCGGCGGGTGTGTCATTGGAGGAGCTGTTGGAGTTCGGGAAAAGGAGAGTGCCTGAAACTCTCTGGGGAGAGACTGAGATTAGATTGATGGCGACTGCTGGAATGAGATTGCTTGATTTGAAGGTTCAACATAGAATTTTGGAGTCTTGTAGAATTGTGTTGAGAAGTTGTGGGTTTAAGTTCCAGGATGATTGGGCCTCTGTCATTAGCG GGTCTGATGAAGGGGTATATGCTTGGGTTACTGCTAATTATGCATTGGGTACTCTTGGAGGTGATCCTGCTCACACTACTGGGATTATTGAACTTGGTGGAGCTTCTGCTCag gtAACTTTTGTTTCAAATGAGCCGGTGCCTCCTGAGTTCTCACGCTCCATAAAGTTCGGGAACATTACTTACAGCATCTACAGCCATAGCTTTCTTCATTTTGGCCAG AACGCAGCGTTTGAAGCATTGAGGGAATCACATTTTTCTGTAGATCAATCAG CTCAGTCGCTTGAGAAAGGAACGACGATAGATCCTTGTACTCCGAAGGGCTACTTGCATGTATTGGAACCTGAGGATTTTTCTCCAGGTTCAACAGAAAGGAAACATTTACCCAGTGTACACTCGGGGGGTAACTTCTCTGAGTGCAGATCTGCTGCATTATCTCTCATACAAAAGGGAAAAG ACAAATGCACCTCTCAACAATGCTACATAGGATCAACATTCACACCTAAGCTTCAGGGGAAGTTTCTTGCCACTGAGAATTTTTTCTATACTTCAAAG TTCTTTGGGTTGGTCAAAAGAGCATTTCTTTCCGATTTGATATTGGCTGGGGAACAATTTTGCGGAGAGGATTGGTCCAGGTTGAGAAAGAAGCACCACTCATTAGATGATGAGGATCTGAGACGCTATTGCTTCTCTTCGGCATATATTGTAGCCCTACTTCATGACAGTCTTGGAATTGCATTGGATGATACAAG GATTAGTTATGCAAATGAGGTTGGCAATACGCCACTAGATTGGGCATTAGGAGCTTTTATCTTGCAGAGCACAGCTTCACTAGACGTGCAACACTCAGATTGGATTACCACTATTATTAGCAATGACTCACCTACAATGATATCACTGATTGCCATTGCCATATTATTGATGTTTGTAGCATGGTCTATATCGAAGTGGAGGAAGCCCCAATTAAAGACTGTTTATGATCTAGAGAAAGGGCGATATATAATTACTCGTGTGGGAAGAAGTTGA